Proteins encoded together in one Lathyrus oleraceus cultivar Zhongwan6 chromosome 5, CAAS_Psat_ZW6_1.0, whole genome shotgun sequence window:
- the LOC127080876 gene encoding uncharacterized protein LOC127080876 → MTDSDRVPFSGVEVILESRVIVESIHLSKSDIDVNLTIKGGMRGVTSKFLTEKAFSFVNVGSMVAFEVIFSLLIYGLVLFPNIDNCVDVNAMRIFLIRNLVPTLLGDTYFSIHHKTSKGGGTIIYCVPLLYKWFISHLLRSHIFKENKSCLRWSQILMFLTNDDIRWYSHFYDDVDIIDSYGELSNVPLLGTQGGTNYNPALARSQLGFAMKDKPNNTLLEGLFFQGKDTKGFKARMIHVWHNIHRKGKGKLGLKNCIALEPYTSWVKKRAKEFKIPYTYERSMSLVMIKSPAIKGIKELQEALDRVKQERYDWEEKFHTSDLEKVELQR, encoded by the coding sequence ATGACAGATTCtgatagagttccttttagtggggtAGAAGTAATTCTTGAATCTCGAGTTATTGTTGAATCCATTCACCTAAGCAAGTCTGACATAGATGTTAATCTCACTATCAAAGGAGGTATGAGAGGGGTGACTTCAAAGTTTCTAACTGAGAAAGCCTTTTCTTTTGTCAACGTTGGTAGCATGGTGGCCTTTGAAGTTATTTTTTCCTTACTCATAtatggtttggtcttgtttcccAACATTGATAATTGTGTTGATGTCAATGCTATGaggatcttcttgattaggaatctgGTTCCAACTTTACTCggtgacacttatttctccattcatcataaGACTTCTAAAGGAGGTGGAACTATTATCTATTGTGTGCCTTTACtttacaagtggtttatttcgcacttgttGCGGTCTCATATCTTCAAAGAAAACAAGAgttgtttaaggtggtctcaaaTACTTATGTTtctcaccaatgatgacataCGTTGGTATTCTCATTTTTACGATGACGTtgatattattgatagttatgggGAGTTATCTAATgttcctcttcttggtacacaagggGGAACCAACTACAATCCGGCTTTGGCAAGAAGTCAACTTGGGTTCGCTatgaaggataaacctaataacactttgttagaaggtttatttttccaagGGAAAGACACTAAAGGATTCAAAGCTAGGATGATACATGTTTGGCacaatattcataggaaaggaaaagGTAAGCTTGGATTAAAGAACTGCATAGCCTTagagccttacactagttgggtgaagaagagagccAAAGAATTCAAGATTCCATACACTTATGAAAGATCTATGTCTTTAGTAATGATCAAATCTCCCGCTATTAAAGGCATAAAAGAGTTGCAAGAGGCTTTGGATAGGGTCAAGCAAGAAAGGTATGATTGGGAAGAAAAATTTCACACCTCAGACCTTGAGAAAGTAGAATTGCAGAGGTAG